The DNA segment GTTGCCGTTCAACTCGGGCGCAAAGCCCAGGCGCACTTCCACCGTCCCCCAATACGCGCTCAAACTGTTCGGGCGCACGGTGAACGTGCCCGACGGGGTTTGCACGGCATACGCGGGAGGCGTCAGTGGGAGTAATTTTACCGCGCCGAACTGGTGCTGCGCGGCCCATTGGTTGAGGGAGATCATTCCTGTTGCCGACGTGACCACTCCCGGCGACTGAACCGTCGGGGGCATTGGTGCGGGGGTTGACGCCGGGACGGACGGATGGGGGTTCCAGGCGTTCACGGACGCGGGCGGCGCGGGCACCGGTTCAGAGAAAGCGCCAGGCTCCGAATCCCAATCCGGTGGCAGCGGCGCTTTCTTCCAGGAACGCATGGTGGGCGCGGCGCAACCCACCAATAACACGAGGGCGCTCACCCCGATAATCCGCACTTTCGACACGCGGCCATTTTGCGGAGGCGCGGGAGCAACTCAAGGAGTTTTGCCAGTGGACGCAAACTTGTTCGCGCCGGGTTTAGTGTTCATACTCCGCGCAACGATTCGAAACTTGAAAATTCTCGTCGCCATCACCGGAGCCAGCGGCACGCTATACGCGCAGCGGTTGTTGGATCATCTTGATCCTACACAACACGAGATTCGCGTGGTGCTGAGCCATTACGCGCCGCAGGTGATCGGCGTGGAATTGCCGGGCGGTTTGCACGTGCCGGCGGGCGTCAAGGTGCATGGCGTCAAAAGCATGAACGTGCCTTTCGTCAGCGGGTCCAATCCCGCCGACGTCATGGTGGTGATTCCCTGCACGATGGGCACGCTGGGACGCATTGCGCACGGTCACAGCAGCGATGTTTTGTTGCGCGCGGCGGACGTGATGTTGAAGGAAAAGAAAAAACTCATCCTCGTGCCGCGCGAAACGCCGCTCAGCCTGATCCACGTAAAAAATTATGAATTACTGCTGTTGGCAGGAGCGACGTTGATTCCGGCCAACCCCAGTTTTTATTCCGGCGCCGCCACCGTCACCGCCCTGGTGGATACGGTGGTCAGCCGCGTGTTGGATCACCTGGGCATTGCGAATCAACTCGCACCGCGTTGGGCGGAAGAACAGGAATGATCAGCCAAAACCTTGAACGTCGAACTTTGAACCTTGAACTCTGAACAACAGTCCGTTCCGCGCAAATATGATCTGGAGGATCGGTTGCTGGATTTTGCCTCAGCGATCATAGACGTTTCAGAAAAACTACCCAATAGCCGGGCGGGAAATCATTTGGCGGAACAAATCTTGCGCTCTGGAACTTCTCCCTACGGGAACCACGGTGAAGCGCATTTGTTCAAAGTTCGATGTTCAACATTTTAGGTTCAATGTTTTCCGTAATTTCCAAATGGGGCGGTTTTGTGCGGTTCTCGCACACTGTCTTCGCGCTGCCGTTCGCGCTGGCGGCCATGTGCGTGGCGGCGCGCGCTCACAACGGCTGGCCAGGCTGGAGAGTTTTTGGATTGATCCTGGCGGCGATGGTTTGTGCGCGCACCTGCGCGATGGCGTTCAATCGCATCGTGGACCGCAAATTTGACGCGCAGAATCCGCGCACCGCCAACCGCCACCTGCCGGCCGGTAAAGTTTCCCTCGGGGGTGCGATGGTGTTTTGTGTCCTGGCCGGAGCGGGACTGGTGGTGGCGAGTTACTTCTTGAATCCGCTCTGTTTTTGGTTGTCGCCAGTGGCGCTGGCGGTCATTTGTTTTTATTCCCTGACCAAGCGCTTCACGGATTACACGCACGTTTTTCTGGGTCTGGCGCTGGCGTTGGCGCCGGTGGGCGCTTGGCTGGCGGTGCGCGGGATGGAAATTCGTCCGCTCGAAATCATCCAGATGCTGGTCTTATCCAGTGCGGTGGTGCTGTGGCTGTTTGGATTCGACATCATCTACGCGCTGCAAGATTACGAGTTCGATAAATCCGTCGGGCTGCACTCGCTTGTAGTGGCGTGGGGACCGAAGAATGCGTTGTCGAGTGCGTTCCTGGCGCACATGGTGATGTGCGGGCTGCTGTTTGCGTTTGGGATGCTCTGTCGTTTTCGGATCGCCTATCTCATCGGCTGGATCATCATCGTCGGCTGCCTGGTGCTGGAGCATTGGATTGCGCGCCGCCGCAGTTTGAACTGGATCAATGTGGCTTTTTTCCGGCTCAACGCCGTCATCAGCACCGTCTTTTTCGTCGTGGTCGCCGCTGAAGTGATGTTCCACGGCGGCTTCCGACTGCGTTAGACTCCACGCGGCATCCGCCGTTGCGACAGGCTAAAAAACTATTCCGAACGCGGACGGCGCACGGCGACTTCAATGACGGCCTTGTTCTTCGCGATGTTGTTGGCGGGTAAAAAACCGCGCCAGTTCACGCCCGGATAAATCAGCGCGCCGCGGCCAATAATGCTGCCGGGATTCAACACGCTGTTGCAACCGATCTCCGCCCGATCGCCAATCAGCGCGCCAAATTTCCGCAAGCCGGTGTCGAACGGAATGCCGTTCAGCTCCACGGTGACGTTCCCGGGAAAGGAGCGCAGGTTGGAAGCGATGACGCCCGCGCCGAGGTGCGCTTTCGCGCCGAGGATGGAATCTCCGACGTAGTTGAAGTGCGGCACCTGACAGCCGTTGAACAGCAAAACGTTCTTCAATTCGCACGAGTTCCCCACCATGCAATCGTCGCCAACAATCACATTTTCCCGCACGTAAGCGTTATGACGAATTTGACAATTTTTTCCGATGATCGCCGGGCCTTTAATGACTGCGCCCGCCTCAATCACGGTGCCGACGCCGATGAACACGGAGTCGCTCAGCCACCGGCCGGTTAAGGTGGAAGCGGCCTTCTGGTTGTTGAGTTGCGTCTCCAGGTAGGCGTGAATTTGCTTCAACGCTTCCCAGGCATAAGCGCCATCCGCGAAGAGTCTCGCGTGTTCGGTCTGGCTCAAATCAAACAAATCAGCGGGTTTGAACATGCGCCCAAACGTAGTTTTGTAAGTTCCAAATTCCAAGCTCCATCAGCGGCAAATCGGTGCCAATTGACCGCCTCCATCCCGCCCTCGTTGTGGCGGCAGGCATCTCTGCCGCCTGGATAAAACGGCGGCTGGTGTAGGATGCTTGGAATTTTTCCACACGCTTGATTCTGCGAGCGGTTCTTTCCGCCGGGCTGGAAGCCCGGCTCTACGGCAGGCAGGGATGCCTGCCGCTACCATTCGGGCATTGGAGTCGGGACTGTTTCCCGCTATGCTGGGCGCGTTTGATGAAAGACACATTCGCTCCGGTTACTTGCTGACCATGTCGCGCACGATTTACTTCGATTACAACGCCACCACGCCCCTCGATCCGGCGGTGCGCACCGCGATGTTGCCCTATCTCGACCAGATTTGGGGTAATCCATCGAGTGTGCATCAAATTGGCCAAACAGCCCGGGCGGCCTTGGACGATTTACGCGATCGCGCGGCCAAGCTGCTGAAGGCCAAACCCAGCGAGATTATTTTTACGAGTGGCGGAACGGAATCCAACAACCTGGCAATCTTCGGCACAGCACGATTGTTGGCTGACAAGGGAAAGCACTTGATTACTTCCGCCATCGAACACCATGCCGGGTTACGCTGTTTCGACTATCTCGAAGCAAAAGAACATTTTGAAGTCACCCGTCTGCCGGTGGATACCACTGGCCGGGTCGCGCCGGAAGCGCTAGAACAGGCTCTGCGACCAGATACCACCTTGGTTTCGATTATGGCGGCCAACAACGAAATTGGCACCATTCAGCCAGTAGCCGAACTGGGAGCGATTTGCCGTCAGCACCGCGTTATTTTTCATACCGACGCCGCGCAATGGTTCGGTAAGGAGCCGGTCGCGACGATTGAGCAATTCAACGCGGATTTGGTTTCCATTTGCGCGCATAAATTCCACGGACCAAAAGGCGCGGGACTGCTTTACATCCGTTCGCCGTTACACCCTGACCTCATTCACTTCGGGGGCAGTCAGGAAAATGAACGGCGCGGTGGCACGGAAAATCTCCCCGCCATCGCCGGGTTGGTTGAAGCGCTGGAACGGTTCGTTCCACAACCCGTCTTCGATCGAACTCGGATGGCACCGCTCACGGAACGGCTCATTACGGCGGCGAATGACATTCCTGGTCTGCAATTTATCGGCTCGCGTGAATCGCGCCTGGCAAATACTGTGGCCTTCGTGGTGCCGGGCACGGACAACATTGCCTTGATGGCGGGTTTGGACCTGGAAGGTATTTGCGCCAGCAGTGGCTCAGCCTGCTCCGCTGGTTCGTTGGAGCCGTCTCACGTGGTCGCGGCGCTGGGTTGGGAGAAAAAGCTGGCCAATTCCCTCGTCCGATTTTCTCTGGGTCGCGAATCCACCGCCGCCGAAGTGGAAACGGTGATCGCGAAACTGCCGGAAGTTTTGCGTCGGGCAAAAGTGCCGAATAAATTCAGAACAACCCGTGAATGAGCAGTGGCTTTTGTGAACAACTTGAATAACTCGTGTTTTTTAATCTGGCGTCCGGATTTTATTTCCGTTTTCATTTTGGAAAATGACCGTTTATTTACGCGCGGTTTGAGGCTTGTTGGTGTTGTTCACCGGCTTTAATAATAATAATTTTTTGAGAAGAAGATAATCTATAAATAGGCTCGCATGAATCTGACCATCACCAAGGAGCAATTGTTGAACGGTTTGCAGGCGGTGCAAAACGTCGTGAGTTCGCGCACCACGTTACCGGTTCTCTCGAACGTATTGATTCAAGCCGACGGCAAAAAAGTGAAGTTCATCGCCACGGATCTGGATGTCACCATTTCCTGTTGCGTCGAAGGTAGTGTGACAAAAGCTGGCGCGACGACAGTGCCGGTGAAGAAGCTCTTCAGCATTGCCCGTGAATTGAACGGCAGCGAGATCGAGCTTTCCGTGGATGAAAAGAATGTCACCAGCGTGAATTGCGGTTCGTCCTTCTACAAAATTCACGGCTTGCCCGCCGAGGAGTTTCCTCCGCTGAAGAATTTCACCGAGGATAAAAGCGTAAGTCTGGCTCAGGAAATTTTGAAAGGGATGTTGAAAAAGACATCCTTTGCCATGTCCACGGATGAAGCGCGCTACGTTCTGAATGGAATTTTTATCAGCCTGAAAGAGCACAAGATGACGATCGTGGCCACGGACGGTCGGCGGCTTGCGCTTACGGATGAGGAAGTGGATTTTTCCGAGAAAAGTCAGGGAGAATTTATCATTCCCGCCAAAGCTGTGAATGAGCTTAATCGGCTGCTCCAGGACAAAGGCGAGGTCACCATCAAATATACGGACAATCAAGCCGAGTTCAGTCTCACGGATGAAAAAGGGTCGGCAGTGGTAATGATCTCAAAATTGATCGAAGGAAATTATCCCAACTACCGGCAGGTGATTCCGACTGAGGCCAAGGAGCGCATCAGTTTGCCGCGGGAGGAATTGCTGCACGCCTTGAAGCGCGCGGAAATCATGACCAGTGACAAGGCCAATTCAGTCAAATTGACGTTTGGCACAAACAATCTGGCAATTACCGCGAACAGCCCGGAAGTGGGTGAAGCGCGCGAAAGTTTGGCCATCAATTACAAAGGCGGGGAGATCGCGATTGCTTTCAATCCAAAGTACATGATTGATTCGCTCAATGCCCTAGCCAACGAGGAAGTGTTTATCGAGCTGGTGGATGAGCTGAGTCCGGGGGTGATCAAAATCAACGGACCCTTTTTGTATGTCGTGATGCCTATGCGGCTGAGTTGATCGAATCGAGATTTGCAGGCAAACGCGAAGTGGCAATGATCGCTTCGCGTTTTCTATTTACGCTGAGCAAAAGAATTTTTATCACCCCAAACTTGAAAGACGGCCAGAAATTCTTCCGCTTGCAGCGGATCATTCAAGGGCACAAAACCGCGCCGAATTCGCGGTCGCGGCGCGCCCTGGAATTCCAGCGGAAATAGGTTTTGTTGTTGGGCCACATACGCGCTGAAACTCGCGCAACCCAGTTTAGGCAGCGCGCGGTTGTTCAATAATTTCAACCGACCAAAACTACCTGGATGGACGTAATTCATCAGCTCCACCAGCACGCGGCCCATTGTGTAGCGCGGATTAATTTCAACGACCGGTTTGAGTTTTGGCGATCCGGAATCATCGTGGTAGATCAAACCATCAATGCCGATGGGGCCTTGAAATCCGAGTTGCTTCAACTCACTCGCGAGCTGCGCCAACAGTTCACCGTAAAGTTGTTTGATGGCATCGCCAACCTGCGGCGTGACGTTAAGTGTGGTGAGGATCGGGCTGGGAAAAGTTTTTCTGAAATGGGGTTCGGCCCAGTTCGCCTGAAACTGACCACGAGCGTCATTGAGCAGACCGGTGAAGCCGCAGAGTTTCAGATCTGTGGCAGTCATTTCCAGTTGCACCGAAAAATCCAGAACCCGGGTCAGCCAGGGTTCAATGATCACCGCGCGTCCTTCCGCAAAGGTGTTTTGCAACCAGCGTTTTTGCGAGTCGAGCAGGTCCGGCTCGAACAAGCGCAACGCCTGACTGCCCGCGGCACCGCAGGTTTCTTTAACAACTAATTTCTGATGCCCGCGGCAGCGGAATGAGCGAATGATCGCCTCAGCTTTTTCGGGAGAATCCGCCATTATTCCAACCACGGTCTCTGGACAAAAAATGTCGCCGGCTGCGGTAAAGCGGGCGTGACGATCTTTTTTCGTAAGTTGTAGTGAACGCAAAAAGCGACGCAGAAAATCAGCGCTCCAAGCTTTGCTGAACAACCCAGTCCGAGCTGCGTTGAAACGGGATGGTATGGATGGGTTCGGTATGGTGAGATTGGAAAATAGCGGGTGGAATCGTTCCACGCTATCCGGTCCCCAGCCCCAAGGACGCAACCCGCCGAGCTTGCGTTCGGCGAGAGCGGCGATGGTGTCAACAAACTCCGGTAGAATAAAATGGGCCTGCTTCATTTGACTCAGGAACAAAACCGAAGGGATGCGTTCCACCAGCACAATGTCATCCTGCCGACACAGAAACATGGGCAGTGCCGTTAAATCGCGCTGCAGGTGAAGCTGATGCTGGTTGGGGGAAAAATTTTTTCCTCCTGCCAATCGCGCTTCAACGAGCGGATTGAAAAGAAAAACCGTGGGGGTGCGACCTTTCGATTGAGTGTAAACATTGAGGTTTTTGATGAAATCTTCCGAAAGTCCGGCCGCTTTGCGTCCTTGAACATTGACCGAGAAACCCTTGGCGCGCGCTGGTGAGAGCGGGAATTTCAACTGTCGGCAAAACGCCGCCCAATCGCTGTCCTGCGGATTTTTCCAGCGCCGAAACCACTTCAGCCCGTAAGCCACATGGCCAATTTCATCGTGATAGATTTTTTGCAACAGACCAGCGGAATCGCCGTCACCGATTTCCGCAAAGCACGCGGAAAAGTGGCGCGCAAAATCAAGATTGGCCTGCTCAAAGGTCAGACTCAATCCGGCGACGTAATCCATCGGGCTTTCCATACCCGAGATGGCGCGCCAGAAATAACCACTAACCGGCAGCGCGCCGAATTCGATGCCGTTGGCGCGCATCCGTTCCAGGTAAAGCCGGGTGTGTTCTTGTTCGTCCTGGAGCGTTTTAAGCACACCGCGGCGAAAGGCGGCGGGA comes from the Verrucomicrobiia bacterium genome and includes:
- a CDS encoding UbiX family flavin prenyltransferase; translation: MKILVAITGASGTLYAQRLLDHLDPTQHEIRVVLSHYAPQVIGVELPGGLHVPAGVKVHGVKSMNVPFVSGSNPADVMVVIPCTMGTLGRIAHGHSSDVLLRAADVMLKEKKKLILVPRETPLSLIHVKNYELLLLAGATLIPANPSFYSGAATVTALVDTVVSRVLDHLGIANQLAPRWAEEQE
- a CDS encoding four helix bundle protein translates to MLDFASAIIDVSEKLPNSRAGNHLAEQILRSGTSPYGNHGEAHLFKVRCSTF
- the ubiA gene encoding putative 4-hydroxybenzoate polyprenyltransferase — protein: MFSVISKWGGFVRFSHTVFALPFALAAMCVAARAHNGWPGWRVFGLILAAMVCARTCAMAFNRIVDRKFDAQNPRTANRHLPAGKVSLGGAMVFCVLAGAGLVVASYFLNPLCFWLSPVALAVICFYSLTKRFTDYTHVFLGLALALAPVGAWLAVRGMEIRPLEIIQMLVLSSAVVLWLFGFDIIYALQDYEFDKSVGLHSLVVAWGPKNALSSAFLAHMVMCGLLFAFGMLCRFRIAYLIGWIIIVGCLVLEHWIARRRSLNWINVAFFRLNAVISTVFFVVVAAEVMFHGGFRLR
- a CDS encoding UDP-N-acetylglucosamine diphosphorylase yields the protein MFKPADLFDLSQTEHARLFADGAYAWEALKQIHAYLETQLNNQKAASTLTGRWLSDSVFIGVGTVIEAGAVIKGPAIIGKNCQIRHNAYVRENVIVGDDCMVGNSCELKNVLLFNGCQVPHFNYVGDSILGAKAHLGAGVIASNLRSFPGNVTVELNGIPFDTGLRKFGALIGDRAEIGCNSVLNPGSIIGRGALIYPGVNWRGFLPANNIAKNKAVIEVAVRRPRSE
- a CDS encoding cysteine desulfurase is translated as MPAATIRALESGLFPAMLGAFDERHIRSGYLLTMSRTIYFDYNATTPLDPAVRTAMLPYLDQIWGNPSSVHQIGQTARAALDDLRDRAAKLLKAKPSEIIFTSGGTESNNLAIFGTARLLADKGKHLITSAIEHHAGLRCFDYLEAKEHFEVTRLPVDTTGRVAPEALEQALRPDTTLVSIMAANNEIGTIQPVAELGAICRQHRVIFHTDAAQWFGKEPVATIEQFNADLVSICAHKFHGPKGAGLLYIRSPLHPDLIHFGGSQENERRGGTENLPAIAGLVEALERFVPQPVFDRTRMAPLTERLITAANDIPGLQFIGSRESRLANTVAFVVPGTDNIALMAGLDLEGICASSGSACSAGSLEPSHVVAALGWEKKLANSLVRFSLGRESTAAEVETVIAKLPEVLRRAKVPNKFRTTRE
- the dnaN gene encoding DNA polymerase III subunit beta, whose translation is MNLTITKEQLLNGLQAVQNVVSSRTTLPVLSNVLIQADGKKVKFIATDLDVTISCCVEGSVTKAGATTVPVKKLFSIARELNGSEIELSVDEKNVTSVNCGSSFYKIHGLPAEEFPPLKNFTEDKSVSLAQEILKGMLKKTSFAMSTDEARYVLNGIFISLKEHKMTIVATDGRRLALTDEEVDFSEKSQGEFIIPAKAVNELNRLLQDKGEVTIKYTDNQAEFSLTDEKGSAVVMISKLIEGNYPNYRQVIPTEAKERISLPREELLHALKRAEIMTSDKANSVKLTFGTNNLAITANSPEVGEARESLAINYKGGEIAIAFNPKYMIDSLNALANEEVFIELVDELSPGVIKINGPFLYVVMPMRLS
- a CDS encoding ferritin-like domain-containing protein; translated protein: MELREFAERVLFSQSLEEKLRPPEPITDERPGTAIKTPASPGRPRDLIFKPTGTARREFPGAHQLEASVERGRLLHFFGNHELLATELMALVLLKFPDAPAAFRRGVLKTLQDEQEHTRLYLERMRANGIEFGALPVSGYFWRAISGMESPMDYVAGLSLTFEQANLDFARHFSACFAEIGDGDSAGLLQKIYHDEIGHVAYGLKWFRRWKNPQDSDWAAFCRQLKFPLSPARAKGFSVNVQGRKAAGLSEDFIKNLNVYTQSKGRTPTVFLFNPLVEARLAGGKNFSPNQHQLHLQRDLTALPMFLCRQDDIVLVERIPSVLFLSQMKQAHFILPEFVDTIAALAERKLGGLRPWGWGPDSVERFHPLFSNLTIPNPSIPSRFNAARTGLFSKAWSADFLRRFLRSLQLTKKDRHARFTAAGDIFCPETVVGIMADSPEKAEAIIRSFRCRGHQKLVVKETCGAAGSQALRLFEPDLLDSQKRWLQNTFAEGRAVIIEPWLTRVLDFSVQLEMTATDLKLCGFTGLLNDARGQFQANWAEPHFRKTFPSPILTTLNVTPQVGDAIKQLYGELLAQLASELKQLGFQGPIGIDGLIYHDDSGSPKLKPVVEINPRYTMGRVLVELMNYVHPGSFGRLKLLNNRALPKLGCASFSAYVAQQQNLFPLEFQGAPRPRIRRGFVPLNDPLQAEEFLAVFQVWGDKNSFAQRK